A window of the Miscanthus floridulus cultivar M001 chromosome 14, ASM1932011v1, whole genome shotgun sequence genome harbors these coding sequences:
- the LOC136502564 gene encoding exocyst complex component EXO70B1-like: MSVRSDKAFRRMHLNLTDRKELSTLNDIAGIMIEGGYQEMLRRAIHRDSAQLASYPEILDINNILGGHKEESKEILLKVWTTAMHIIVGVLSEMQRQLNGRDLGYFNILKEDYFLAIAKQSIRKLLRAADSTCIQGAPPIDPVYMDTYTAPKPDLSKMVNLVMVYQALNYSMPTILALLSGQTKESILAEGEGIIHRLSDMFVKLSVEQTDLVIARRLDISDTGVHPFTRHIMDHVRMLVQHKSTVCLMLKGDLKAFHELVAQLISSLESMLDRNSKGLHLPGQQQMFLLNNVHFMLQEAKIEKDLGRILGEGWLLQRNDQLDMFIAGYVDASWTPVISCVLRRTLVREILWPLFDKFTSLFETTYRVHKTWKVSNPLIRNKVREAIFHKVIPVYRMHMENCSEKQQKSARYSIQQLESQLQELFEG, translated from the exons ATGTCCGTCCGAAGTGACAAGGCATTCCGACGCATGCATCTTAATCTTACCGACAGAAAGGAGTTGTCCACTCTCAATGACATCGCAGGCATCATGATCGAAGGCGGATATCAAGAAATGCTCCGCCGGGCAATCCATCGAGACTCTGCTCAACTTGCCAG TTACCCGGAAATCCTTGACATCAATAACATTTTGGGCGGTCACAAGGAAGAATCCAAAGAAATTCTACTGAAGGTTTGGACAACAGCGATGCACATCATCGTTGGTGTCTTGAGTGAGATGCAAAGACAATTGAATGGACGGGATCTTGGTTACTTCAATATACTCAAGGAGGATTATTTCTTAGCAATTGCAAAACAATCTATCAGGAAGTTGCTTAGAGCAGCTGATTCTACGTGCATTCAGGGTGCACCACCAATTGACCCAGTTTACATGGATACCTATACAGCACCTAAGCCTGATCTATCCAAAATGGTAAATCTGGTGATGGTGTACCAAGCACTGAATTATAGCATGCCGACAATATTAGCATTGCTGTCAGGTCAAACTAAGGAGTCCATCCTTGCAGAGGGTGAAGGGATAATACACCGATTGTCAGACATGTTTGTCAAGCTATCTGTTGAGCAAACCGATCTGGTGATAGCGCGGCGTTTGGACATCTCTGACACTGGTGTTCATCCCTTCACAAGGCATATCATGGATCATGTGCGGATGCTGGTTCAACACAAGAGCACAGTCTGTCTAATGCTGAAGGGTGACCTGAAAGCATTCCATGAACTGGTTGCGCAGCTGATCTCCTCTTTGGAGTCTATGCTGGATAGGAACTCAAAAGGTTTGCACCTCCCAGGGCAGCAACAAATGTTCCTGCTGAACAACGTACACTTCATGCTTCAGGAAGCCAAGATAGAGAAAGATTTGGGACGGATCCTTGGAGAAGGGTGGCTGTTGCAGCGCAATGACCAACTCGACATGTTCATTGCAGGATATGTAGATGCCTCATGGACACCTGTCATATCTTGTGTGCTAAGACGGACCCTAGTACGGGAGATCTTGTGGCCATTATTTGACAAGTTCACTTCACTTTTCGAGACGACCTACCGGGTGCATAAAACATGGAAAGTTAGTAATCCTCTGATCCGGAATAAGGTGCGGGAGGCAATATTTCATAAGGTTATCCCAGTGTACCGAATGCATATGGAGAATTGCTCGGAGAAGCAGCAAAAATCTGCAAGATACAGCATTCAGCAACTGGAGTCACAGCTGCAGGAATTGTTCGAGGGGTAA